The window CTGTGCGTGCGGGGCGCGATCGGCGGCGACCGGGTGCAGACCATCGGCACCCGCGGCCAGGCGCTGCGCGTCGTCTACGACACGCCGCCGGACGTGCACCTCGTTCCCGCGTTCGACCATCCGCGGGCCGGCTACGTGATGCCGGACCGGGTCGGCGGCTGGCTGCCGACCCGGCCCGAGCGGCACGCCAGCTGGACCGAGGACCTGGGCCCTCGGGTGATCTCCGCCGTGCGCCTGCTGAAGGCGTGGAACCGGGTCTGCGGCAGTCACCTGCGCTCGTTCCACATCGAGGCGCTGGCCGGGACCGTGCTCGCCGGGCGCGGCCTGAACACCCGCCAGGCGCTCACCACCGTCTTCCGGCACATGGAGGAGGTCGGCCTTTCGATGGCCGACCCGGCGGACGTCGGCGGCGACCTGTCGACCTACCTGCGGCCGGACGACCTCGGCGCGCTTGAAGAGTCGATCCGGTTGGCGCGCTCCTACTCGGAGAAGGCGATCCTTGCCGAAGCCGACGGCCGGCACGAGGAGGCCGTCGCGTTCTGGGCCGCCATCTTCGGGCCGGAGTTCCCGACCTTCGGGTAGGAACTGTATTTCTGGTTCGCTCCGGCAACCTCCGCCGCGGCCCCCTACTTCGCTTCGCTCGTAGGAGGGCCTCCGCGGAGGCGCGCCTCCGCGCCGCACGGTCACCCGACGCTGAACGTCACCACCCTGCCCGGCCCCCGCGGGGGCCACTTCGCTTGAACGTCTGGCGGCCCTATCCGTGGTGGGTGGGGCGCGGTGTTCGGTTGTCGGAGGTGGTGATGGGGGGCAGGGCGCTCGTGGTGGTGGTGGGTGGGCGACGGCCTAGGCGGCTGGGCCACCACATGG of the Pseudofrankia saprophytica genome contains:
- a CDS encoding nucleotidyltransferase domain-containing protein produces the protein MSVDSPHPISSQIPPAEVTYDHLIIPPHWRRPDESVPGAPNSLFPTVDAPPAQAQPASGPHLTGPHTGAMTGPLLVGTTARAFAKLDDMIRLSSEDKAVIDARRDEAERALRAIFPPRCALPLVGVATIGSAGRDTMIRPLDEVDIFAVFSAAGGAWKRFRWDSRDLLLCVRGAIGGDRVQTIGTRGQALRVVYDTPPDVHLVPAFDHPRAGYVMPDRVGGWLPTRPERHASWTEDLGPRVISAVRLLKAWNRVCGSHLRSFHIEALAGTVLAGRGLNTRQALTTVFRHMEEVGLSMADPADVGGDLSTYLRPDDLGALEESIRLARSYSEKAILAEADGRHEEAVAFWAAIFGPEFPTFG